In a genomic window of Stanieria cyanosphaera PCC 7437:
- a CDS encoding RNA-guided endonuclease InsQ/TnpB family protein: MITLEFKLKGNKQQFLAIDEAIRTVQFVRNKCVRLWMDSKGIGKKDIYRYTTELRKEFKYVEALNSSACQQAGERAWSSIAKFYDNCKKKVKGKKGYPKFKKNVRSVEYKQSGWKLSDNRKKITFTDKNGIGTLTLKGGWDLNFYPIDQIKRVKIVRRADGCYAQFAINIDVREYVKQLEPTQDCIGIDVGLKYFYADSKGNTVPVPQYYRKAEKQLNRANRKKSKKFCKGQKQSNNYLKARNRYARKHLRVSRQRKGFVQREALRVIQSNDLVAYEDLKVKNMVKSKLSKSINDASWSAFRSWLEYFGWKYGKVTVAVPPYNTSQNCSNCGEKVKKSLSTRTHKCPHCGFEADRDLNASLNILQLGLRTAGHAGTYAWGETPSWAFGEILMSNGDSLNQESPRL; encoded by the coding sequence ATGATAACTTTAGAGTTCAAACTTAAAGGTAATAAACAGCAGTTTCTGGCAATAGATGAGGCTATACGCACTGTTCAGTTTGTTAGAAACAAATGTGTTCGTTTATGGATGGATTCTAAAGGTATCGGCAAGAAAGATATCTACAGATACACTACTGAACTTAGAAAAGAGTTTAAGTATGTAGAAGCCCTCAACTCTTCAGCTTGTCAACAGGCAGGAGAGAGAGCTTGGTCTAGCATTGCTAAATTCTACGACAACTGCAAGAAGAAAGTTAAAGGTAAAAAAGGTTATCCCAAGTTTAAAAAGAATGTCCGTTCTGTTGAGTATAAACAATCAGGTTGGAAACTGTCAGATAACAGAAAGAAGATAACCTTCACTGATAAGAACGGAATAGGAACTTTAACTTTAAAAGGTGGTTGGGATTTGAACTTCTACCCAATCGACCAAATAAAACGAGTTAAGATTGTTCGTCGGGCTGATGGTTGTTATGCTCAATTTGCCATCAACATTGATGTTAGAGAATATGTAAAACAACTAGAACCTACTCAAGACTGTATAGGCATTGATGTTGGTTTAAAGTATTTCTATGCCGATTCTAAGGGTAATACTGTACCTGTTCCTCAGTATTATCGTAAAGCAGAGAAGCAATTAAACAGAGCTAATCGTAAGAAGTCTAAGAAGTTTTGTAAGGGTCAGAAACAATCTAACAATTATCTCAAGGCTAGAAATAGATATGCTCGGAAACATTTAAGAGTAAGTAGGCAACGTAAAGGCTTTGTCCAGCGAGAGGCATTGCGCGTAATCCAATCTAACGATTTGGTAGCCTATGAAGACTTAAAGGTTAAGAACATGGTGAAGTCTAAACTATCCAAGAGTATTAACGATGCTAGCTGGTCAGCTTTCCGTAGCTGGTTAGAGTATTTCGGCTGGAAATATGGAAAGGTAACTGTAGCAGTACCTCCTTATAACACTAGCCAAAACTGCTCAAACTGTGGCGAGAAGGTTAAGAAGTCTCTATCAACTAGGACACATAAATGTCCTCATTGTGGATTTGAGGCTGATAGGGACTTAAACGCTAGCCTCAATATTTTGCAATTAGGATTGCGTACTGCGGGACACGCAGGAACATACGCTTGGGGAGAGACTCCCTCTTGGGCATTTGGAGAAATCCTGATGTCTAACGGAGACTCGTTGAACCAAGAATCCCCTCGCCTTTAG